From Rhizorhabdus wittichii RW1, a single genomic window includes:
- a CDS encoding Limonene-1,2-epoxide hydrolase (PFAM: Limonene-1,2-epoxide hydrolase~KEGG: eca:ECA1588 hypothetical protein) — protein MLGKRSASRYSLLTVCAEKWGRENMASPGETVTAFLAQCGNGKNEMMDAFRTYFTADTIWELVGSITTKGIDEALAKVQSAQTEYGMDHLVSEVRALATQGQSVLTERIDHVRKADGTNIDSCPCMGIFEVEAGKITAWREYYDTATHGT, from the coding sequence ATGCTAGGGAAGCGGTCAGCTTCTCGCTATTCGCTATTGACGGTTTGCGCTGAAAAATGGGGGAGAGAGAATATGGCTTCGCCTGGCGAGACTGTGACGGCATTCCTTGCGCAATGCGGGAACGGCAAAAACGAGATGATGGATGCCTTTCGCACGTACTTCACGGCTGACACGATCTGGGAACTGGTCGGATCGATAACGACCAAGGGTATCGACGAAGCGCTGGCCAAAGTTCAATCGGCTCAGACCGAATACGGGATGGATCATCTTGTTTCGGAAGTCCGCGCTCTTGCTACGCAAGGCCAATCAGTTCTGACGGAGAGGATCGATCATGTCCGCAAGGCGGATGGAACAAACATCGATTCCTGCCCCTGTATGGGCATTTTTGAGGTCGAAGCCGGGAAGATCACCGCGTGGCGAGAATATTACGATACGGCAACGCACGGCACGTGA
- a CDS encoding protein of unknown function DUF88 (PFAM: protein of unknown function DUF88~KEGG: xcb:XC_3839 hypothetical protein) — MEPDTPLAATPTRRIALLIDADNVSHAKIGAILAELSKYGTANIRRAYGNWAAATLKGWTGKLHDFAIRPIQQFSYSTGKNATDIALVIDAMELLYTQDLDAFAIASSDADFTPLIMQLKANGHEVYGFGERKTPTPFVNACTTFLFLDGLEDSAPPAEPEAEAPAAAQPKPRGRRKAAPAAAPAASVEAPTTPGAKSLAQDSKLITTLRGAVEAAARDDGWAHMAAAGSAVKRQAPIDPRNYGVKNFPRLFEATGLFDIMKGDNGQTYVADKRNTDRAAKPGS; from the coding sequence TTGGAACCCGACACGCCCCTCGCCGCCACGCCCACTCGCCGTATCGCGCTGCTCATCGACGCCGACAATGTAAGCCATGCCAAGATCGGCGCCATCCTCGCCGAGCTCAGCAAATATGGCACCGCCAATATCCGCCGCGCCTATGGCAACTGGGCGGCGGCGACGCTCAAGGGCTGGACCGGCAAGCTCCACGATTTCGCGATCCGTCCGATCCAGCAGTTCAGCTATTCCACCGGCAAGAACGCCACCGATATCGCGCTCGTCATCGACGCGATGGAACTGCTCTATACCCAGGACCTGGACGCCTTCGCGATCGCGTCGAGCGATGCCGACTTCACGCCGCTGATCATGCAGCTCAAGGCCAATGGCCATGAGGTCTACGGGTTCGGCGAGCGCAAGACGCCGACGCCTTTCGTCAACGCCTGCACCACTTTCCTCTTTCTCGACGGTCTGGAGGACAGCGCGCCGCCCGCCGAGCCGGAGGCCGAGGCTCCGGCTGCCGCGCAGCCCAAGCCACGCGGCCGCCGCAAGGCGGCGCCTGCCGCCGCGCCTGCCGCTTCGGTCGAAGCGCCGACGACGCCGGGCGCCAAGTCGCTCGCGCAGGACAGCAAGCTCATCACCACCCTGCGCGGCGCGGTCGAGGCCGCGGCTCGCGACGATGGCTGGGCGCACATGGCGGCGGCCGGCAGCGCGGTAAAGCGCCAGGCGCCGATCGATCCGCGCAACTATGGGGTCAAGAATTTCCCCCGGCTGTTCGAGGCGACCGGCCTGTTCGACATCATGAAGGGCGACAACGGCCAGACCTATGTCGCGGACAAGCGCAACACCGACCGCGCCGCCAAGCCCGGCAGCTAG
- a CDS encoding single-strand binding protein/Primosomal replication protein n (PFAM: single-strand binding protein/Primosomal replication protein n~KEGG: nar:Saro_2190 single-strand binding protein), whose amino-acid sequence MNEVNLTGRVAKDPQTPSGNGPVTLIVATDRVKLKDGKTYIDEATGYTAKTTEFHKVTCFNGQGKAAATRKKGDVVAISGYLHYSSWEDRDGNARYGAEVIADRLHFF is encoded by the coding sequence ATGAACGAAGTCAATCTCACCGGCCGCGTCGCCAAGGATCCGCAGACCCCCTCGGGCAATGGCCCCGTCACCCTCATCGTCGCGACTGACCGGGTCAAGCTCAAGGACGGCAAGACCTATATCGACGAGGCGACCGGCTACACGGCCAAAACCACCGAGTTCCACAAGGTCACCTGCTTCAACGGCCAGGGCAAGGCGGCGGCCACGCGCAAGAAGGGCGACGTCGTCGCCATTTCGGGCTATCTGCACTATTCGAGCTGGGAAGACCGCGACGGCAACGCCCGCTACGGCGCCGAGGTCATCGCCGACCGGCTCCACTTCTTCTGA